A stretch of DNA from Methylobacterium sp. CB376:
CTCGACCGCGCGGCGGCCCGGATCGGGGCGATCAAGGCCGAGATCGAGCTGCGCCTCGACGACCGCACGATCACGGCGCGGCGCGTCGCGCAGCAGCACGGGATCAGCCTGCGCTCGCTCCAGAAGCTGTTCGAGGCGGAGGGCCGGACCTTCTCGGACTTCGTGCTGGAGCGCCGGCTCGACCGGGCGTTGCGCCTCCTGCGCTCGCCCGCGCGGCGGCGCCAGCCGATCAGCGCGATCGCCTTCGAGGTCGGGTTCGGCGACCTCTCCTACTTCAACCGCACCTTCCGGCGGCGCTACGGGATCGCGCCGCGCCGGGCCCGCGCCGCGCCGGGCGATCCGCCCGAGGGCCACTGACCCGGCCGGCGCGGGGGCTTCGCTCGGCCCGCCGGCCCGCATCGCGGCCGCCCCGAGCCGGCGCCCCCTTCGGCGCAGGAGGTCCGGGGCGGCGCGAGCCGCCCGAGGGGCCGCTCAGCGCCCGCGACGGGCCGCCGCGGCGGCCGCCTCAGGCCGTCGCCGCCGAGGGGTCGGGCCGGGCGGGCAGGCGCTGGCGCAGGCGCAGCCGCGTGATCGCCTCGATCTCGGCGAGCGCCGCCTCGCGCTCGGTCTCCGGGTCGTGGCCGAGGCGCTCCTCCAGGGCGGCGAGGATCTCCTCGGGCCGGCGGTCCCGCACCGCCATCACGAAGGGGAAGCCGAAGCGGTCGCGGTAGCGGGCGTTGAGGTCGAGGAAGCGGCCGCGATCCGCCTCCGAGAGGGCGTCGAGCCCGGCGCTCGCCTGCTCGGAGGCGGAATCCGGCGTGAGCGCCGCGACCCGCTCGCCGAGATCCGGGTGGCTCCGGATCAGGGCGGTGAGCCGCTCGGGATCGGCGGCGCGCATCGCCGCGACCATCGCGGCGTGCAGCCCCTCGGCGCTGTCCTGCTCGGGGCCGATCCCGCCCGCGAGGGTGCGCTCGGCCACCCAGGGGGAATGCTCGAAGAGGTCGCCGAAATGCTCCAGGAACAGGGCCGGGCTCATCGTGCTGGGCGCCAGGTCGCCCGGCGCGTGCCGGCGGATCCAGTGCCGGGCGATGTCGAGCCGCGTCGCCACCCAGACGTCCGCGTGGCCCGCCACGTAGTCGAGGAAGCGCGCCAGGGCCGCCGCCCGGCCCGGCCGCCCGACCAGCCGGCAATGGAGCCCGACCGACATCATCTTCGGCGCGCGCTCGCCCTCGGCGTAGAGCAGGTCGAACGTGTCCTTCAGGTAGGTGAAGAACTGGTCGCCGCTGTTGAAGCCCTGCGGCGTGGCGAAGCGCATGTCGTTGGCGTCGAGGGTGTAGGGCACGATCAGGAAGGGCCCGCGCGGGCCGGACACCCAGTAGGGCAGGTCGTCCGCGTAGGAATCGGCGCCGTAGAGGAAGCCGCCCTCCTCCTGCACGAGGCGCAGGGTGTGCTCCGAGGTGCGGCCCTGGTAGAAGCCGAGCGGCCGGGCGCCGGTCACCTCCGCGTGGATGCGGATCGCCTCGCCGATATGGGCGCGCTCCTCCTCGGCGGAGAAGTCCTTGTAGTCGATCCACTTGAGGCCGTGCGAGGCGATCTCCCAGCCGGCCTCGCGCATCGCCGCGACCGCCTCCGGGTTGCGTGCCAGCGCGGTCGCGACTCCGTACACGGTCACCGGGAGGCCGCGCGCGGTGAACAGCCGCCACAGGCGCCAGAAGCCCGCCCGGGCGCCGTACTCGTAGATCGATTCCATGGTCATGTGCCGCTGGCCCAGCCAGGGCACGGCGCCGACGATCTCGGACAGGAAGGCCTCGGAGGCCCGGTCCCCGTGCAGCAGGCAGTTCTCGCCGCCCTCCTCGTAGTTGATGACGAACTGCACCGCGAGGCGGGCACCGTTCGGCCACTCGGCCTGCGGCGGGGTGCGGCCGTAGCCGATCAGGTCGCGCGGGTAGGAGGTCTCGGTCATGGCTCCGGTCCGGATTGGGAACCGCCCAGTTTAGCTCCCCGCCGCCGGGACGCCAGGGCGTGATCCGCCGCGAGCCCCCGGCGGCCCCGGGGCCGCGAGACCGGGCCCCGGGGCGCGCTCAGCCGAGCGCGTCGAGCATCGGATCCACCCGCGCGAAATGGTCCGCCCAGCTCGGCGGCGCGAAGCCGGCGAGCCGCGCCGC
This window harbors:
- the puuE gene encoding allantoinase PuuE is translated as MTETSYPRDLIGYGRTPPQAEWPNGARLAVQFVINYEEGGENCLLHGDRASEAFLSEIVGAVPWLGQRHMTMESIYEYGARAGFWRLWRLFTARGLPVTVYGVATALARNPEAVAAMREAGWEIASHGLKWIDYKDFSAEEERAHIGEAIRIHAEVTGARPLGFYQGRTSEHTLRLVQEEGGFLYGADSYADDLPYWVSGPRGPFLIVPYTLDANDMRFATPQGFNSGDQFFTYLKDTFDLLYAEGERAPKMMSVGLHCRLVGRPGRAAALARFLDYVAGHADVWVATRLDIARHWIRRHAPGDLAPSTMSPALFLEHFGDLFEHSPWVAERTLAGGIGPEQDSAEGLHAAMVAAMRAADPERLTALIRSHPDLGERVAALTPDSASEQASAGLDALSEADRGRFLDLNARYRDRFGFPFVMAVRDRRPEEILAALEERLGHDPETEREAALAEIEAITRLRLRQRLPARPDPSAATA